The Thermobispora bispora DSM 43833 genome window below encodes:
- the ccsA gene encoding cytochrome c biogenesis protein CcsA, translating to MTPLVNEELATLSDQLTLVAVLLYLVAMICFALDLAFGRIHPASAVKAREPVAVGAGGGGPSSGEPGEAAAAGGAATAEGAPWAAKAGLAGIALTWIGWAAHLAAIVTRGLAVDRWPWGNMYEFVVGLCLAAVTAFLVLLFRHRIRFLGAFVTLAAALGLGFAVLFLHVQAGPLMPALQSYWLAIHVSAAIVASGLFTVAGVSAILYLVRKDRPSVLPTREALDTVVHRAIVIGFPIWTFAVIAGALWADRAWGRYWGWDPKEVWSFITWVVYAAYLHARATAGWKGKAAIIISLVAFACLLFNLIGVNIFFPGLHSYSDIPR from the coding sequence ATGACGCCCCTGGTCAACGAAGAGCTCGCCACGTTGAGCGACCAGCTCACCCTGGTGGCGGTCCTGCTCTACCTCGTGGCCATGATCTGCTTCGCCCTGGACCTCGCCTTCGGCCGGATCCACCCGGCCTCAGCGGTCAAGGCGCGCGAACCCGTGGCGGTGGGCGCCGGCGGCGGGGGGCCGTCATCCGGTGAGCCGGGGGAGGCCGCCGCCGCGGGCGGCGCGGCGACGGCCGAGGGCGCGCCGTGGGCGGCGAAGGCCGGCCTCGCCGGGATCGCGCTCACCTGGATCGGCTGGGCCGCCCACCTCGCGGCGATCGTGACCCGCGGCCTCGCCGTCGACCGGTGGCCGTGGGGCAACATGTACGAGTTCGTGGTGGGGCTCTGCCTGGCGGCCGTCACCGCCTTCCTCGTGCTGCTGTTCCGCCACCGGATCCGGTTCCTCGGCGCCTTCGTCACCCTCGCCGCCGCCCTGGGGCTCGGCTTCGCCGTGCTCTTCCTGCACGTCCAGGCGGGGCCGCTCATGCCGGCCCTCCAGTCCTACTGGCTCGCCATCCACGTGTCCGCCGCGATCGTGGCGAGCGGGCTGTTCACGGTCGCCGGGGTGAGCGCGATCCTCTACCTGGTCCGCAAGGACCGCCCCTCGGTGCTGCCCACCCGGGAGGCCCTGGACACGGTCGTGCACCGCGCGATCGTGATCGGCTTCCCCATCTGGACCTTCGCCGTGATCGCCGGGGCGCTGTGGGCGGACCGGGCCTGGGGCCGCTACTGGGGCTGGGACCCCAAGGAGGTCTGGTCCTTCATCACCTGGGTCGTGTACGCCGCCTACCTCCACGCGCGGGCGACCGCGGGCTGGAAGGGCAAGGCCGCCATCATCATCTCCTTGGTCGCCTTCGCCTGCCTGCTGTTCAACCTGATCGGCGTGAACATCTTCTTCCCCGGTCTCCACTCCTACAGCGACATCCCGCGCTGA
- a CDS encoding PLDc N-terminal domain-containing protein has protein sequence MPSVISGLVLLAFWLFCLFHVITTPWHEVRNLPKAAWVIIVALLPGLGGLLWLLFGRPQAPAWHDPAAGAGWREQPQPGRPIGPDDDPEFLRSLDRRLRGEE, from the coding sequence ATGCCCTCCGTGATTTCCGGTCTGGTGCTGCTCGCCTTCTGGCTCTTCTGCCTGTTCCACGTCATCACGACGCCGTGGCACGAGGTGCGGAACCTGCCGAAGGCGGCGTGGGTCATCATCGTGGCCCTCCTCCCCGGCCTGGGCGGCCTGCTGTGGCTGCTGTTCGGGCGCCCCCAGGCCCCCGCCTGGCATGACCCGGCCGCCGGCGCTGGATGGCGGGAGCAGCCGCAGCCTGGGCGGCCGATCGGCCCCGACGACGACCCCGAGTTCCTCCGCTCGCTCGACCGCCGGCTCCGCGGCGAGGAGTGA